One region of Triticum aestivum cultivar Chinese Spring chromosome 6B, IWGSC CS RefSeq v2.1, whole genome shotgun sequence genomic DNA includes:
- the LOC123139852 gene encoding uncharacterized protein isoform X1: MKRSKPLSLQTHDSFSVSFNGFLSCKTTAPYVTDPVLLCVRTDMGKVQQGSAQVAVEWSRPSLLTAARRSSPLTPHLGRSARSLGVEHDFLESSRGLCFFRHLPSVQAAIVRSVGLQLLLERASDSLCLLPMIICQISEQN; the protein is encoded by the exons ATGAAGCGCAGTAAGCCCCTGAGTCTGCAGACTCATGATTCTTTTTCAGTGTCATTCAATGGTTTCCTTAGTTGCAAGACAACGGCTCCCTATGTTACCGATCCGGTGTTGCTGTGCGTGAGGACGGACATGGGGAAGGTGCAACAAGGCAGCGCTCAAGTTGCAGTGGAGTGGAGTCGACCATCACTACTGACCGCTGCTCGGCGATCCTCGCCCCTCACCCCCCATCTAG GAAG GAGCGCTAGGAGCCTAGGAGTGGAACACGATTTCCTCGAATCTAGCCGAG GCCTCTGCTTTTTTCGTCATCTTCCATCGGTCCAAGCTGCTATTGTTCGCTCCGTCGGCTTGCAGTTGCTTCTGGAGCGTGCTTCAGATTCATTGTGCCTCCTTCCAAT GATCATATGCCAGATTTCAGAACAAAACTAG
- the LOC123139852 gene encoding uncharacterized protein isoform X2 — MKRSKPLSLQTHDSFSVSFNGFLSCKTTAPYVTDPVLLCVRTDMGKVQQGSAQVAVEWSRPSLLTAARRSSPLTPHLGRSARSLGVEHDFLESSRGLCFFRHLPSVQAAIVRSVGLQLLLERASDSLCLLPMC, encoded by the exons ATGAAGCGCAGTAAGCCCCTGAGTCTGCAGACTCATGATTCTTTTTCAGTGTCATTCAATGGTTTCCTTAGTTGCAAGACAACGGCTCCCTATGTTACCGATCCGGTGTTGCTGTGCGTGAGGACGGACATGGGGAAGGTGCAACAAGGCAGCGCTCAAGTTGCAGTGGAGTGGAGTCGACCATCACTACTGACCGCTGCTCGGCGATCCTCGCCCCTCACCCCCCATCTAG GAAG GAGCGCTAGGAGCCTAGGAGTGGAACACGATTTCCTCGAATCTAGCCGAG GCCTCTGCTTTTTTCGTCATCTTCCATCGGTCCAAGCTGCTATTGTTCGCTCCGTCGGCTTGCAGTTGCTTCTGGAGCGTGCTTCAGATTCATTGTGCCTCCTTCCAAT GTGCTAA